A region of Micropterus dolomieu isolate WLL.071019.BEF.003 ecotype Adirondacks linkage group LG01, ASM2129224v1, whole genome shotgun sequence DNA encodes the following proteins:
- the hoga1 gene encoding 4-hydroxy-2-oxoglutarate aldolase, mitochondrial produces MLCVRAWRGLSPLRRGGPLSAWKRTQSYTVAARLDLSGIYPPIATPFTAKEDVDYQKLAENLQKYAEIPFKGLVVQGSNGEYPYLTEEERVEVVKTVRRSLPADKLLMAGSGCESTRATVQLTEKMAAAGADAVLVVTPCFYKGKMDSRALIQHFTKVADSSPVPVVLYSVPANTGLELPLDAVMQLSQHPNILGLKDSGGDISRIGLIVHKTKTQDFQMLAGSAGFLMAAYSVGAVGGVCALANVLGRELCELERLCVSGHWEEARVLQQRLIEPNAAVTRKLGVPALKQAMEWFGYHGGACRSPLQPLTEAETQQLRRDFSSNGWL; encoded by the exons ATGCTGTGCGTCCGGGCCTGGAGAGGTCTGAGTCCCCTGCGCAGAGGAGGTCCCTTGTCAGCATGGAAACGAACCCAGAGCTACACAGTAGCTGCGAGGTTGGACCTCAGTGGGATTTATCCTCCCATTGCCACTCCGTTTACCGCCAAAGAGGACGTAGACTACCAGAAACTGGCGGAAAACCTGCAGAAATATGCCGAGATACCTTTCAAAG GCCTAGTGGTTCAGGGCTCCAATGGTGAGTATCCATACCTGACAGAGGAAGAACGGGTGGAGGTGGTGAAGACAGTCAGACGATCGCTGCCGGCAGACAAACTGCTGATGGCCGGATCAGGCTGTGAAT CTACAagagccacagtccagctcACAGAGAAGATGGCGGCAGCCGGAGCCGACGCCGTCCTCGTGGTAACGCCCTGCTTCTACAAGGGCAAGATGGACAGCCGAGCTCTGATCCAGCACTTCACAAAG GTGGCGGACAGCAGTCCTGTGCCGGTAGTTCTGTACAGCGTACCGGCCAACACAGGTCTGGAGCTGCCGCTGGACGCTGTGATGCAGTTGTCTCAGCACCCAAACATCCTGGGCCTTAAAGACAGTGGAGGAGAT ATCTCACGGATCGGCCTGATTGTGCACAAAACCAAAACGCAGGATTTCCAGATGTTGGCGGGCTCAGCAGGGTTTCTCATGGCCGCTTATAGTGTCG GTGCTGTTGGCGGAGTGTGTGCGCTGGCTAACGTGCTTGGCCGAGAGCTGTGTGAGTTGGAGCGTCTGTGTGTGTCCGGTCactgggaggaagccagagtcCTACAGCAGCGCCTCATCGAGCCCAACGCCGCT GTGACCAGGAAGTTGGGAGTTCCCGCCCTCAAGCAGGCGATGGAGTGGTTTGGTTACCACGGAGGTGCCTGTCGATCACCTCTTCAGCCGCTCACAGAGGCAGAGACTCAGCAGCTGAGGCGGGACTTCTCCTCCAACGGCTGGCTGTGA